The Acanthochromis polyacanthus isolate Apoly-LR-REF ecotype Palm Island chromosome 5, KAUST_Apoly_ChrSc, whole genome shotgun sequence genome includes a window with the following:
- the LOC110971973 gene encoding CD276 antigen-like isoform X1 — translation MLLLNPRRTRTNMKLLQLVWIFLLTLCGQSAVIKIQVKEDDEAILDCSFSTNIKNEPFAWKKDVDQSNEEVFWYSGGDTDPGPEFRGRVFHFPDQLQFGNASIKITKAKTSDSGTYTCYHATVQKEIKSTISLTVGPILKDRSDEKIEGASPEPSVTNLEETQTSALLRCVVRGASPKPEVVWMDSDGTTLRGDESKATKTTGNKYDTVLRITVTKTDNYTCVATQKEINHQINNTIFVRLNGGASKPNAKEINETKDGVLLQCVVQDPSPQTKVFWKDSTGQDVRSEEQKTENSIILWATVTMTDYYRCVTTEGKKDDELYDEIRVKITDGSWTKLLIGIVVGVVLTVAVGVIAWCCCKKKLEVQHQREARKDII, via the exons CTGTCATTAAGATCCAGGTGAAGGAAGACGATGAAGCCATTCTGGACTGTTCCTTCAGTACAAACATTAAGAATGAGCCGTTTGCCTGGAAGAAAGATGTGGATCAAAGCAATGAGGAGGTTTTCTGGTACTCTGGTGGAGACACAGATCCAGGTCCAGAGTTCAGAGGTCGGGTCTTTCATTTTCCTGACCAGCTCCAGTTCGGTAACGCCTCCATAAAGatcacaaaagcaaaaacatcagACAGTGGAACCTACACGTGTTATCACGCAACTGTTCAGAAAGAAATCAAATCGACCATCAGTCTGACTGTTG gTCCTATCTTAAAAGACAGATCAGACGAAAAGATAGAAG GTGCATCTCCAGAGCCATCTGTCACAAATCTTGAAGAAACGCAGACCTCAGCGCTGCTTCGGTGTGTCGTTCGAGGTGCTTCTCCAAAACCTGAAGTTGTCTGGATGGACAGTGATGGAACGACTCTTCGTGGTGATGAATCAAAGgccacaaaaacaacaggaaacaagTATGACACCGTCCTCCGTATTACTGTGACCAAGACTGACAACTACACCTGTGTGGCCACACAGAAGGAAATCAACCATCAGATTAATAACACAATCTTTGTGCGTTTGAATG GTGGAGCTTCAAAACCAAATGCCAAAGAAATTAATGAAACAAAAGATGGAGTTTTGCTTCAGTGCGTTGTTCAAGATCCTTCTCCACAAACCAAAGTTTTCTGGAAGGACAGCACTGGACAAGATGTTCGTTCTGAAgaacagaagacagaaaactcCATTATTCTCTGGGCTACTGTGACAATGACCGACTACTATCGCTGTGTGACCACAGAGGGGAAGAAGGACGATGAACTTTATGATGAGATTCGTGTGAAGATCACTG ATGGTTCATGGACAAAGTTGCTGATTGGAATTGTTGTTGGAGTTGTTCTTACAGTTGCTGTTGGAGTCATTGCATGGtgttgctgcaaaaaaaagCTGGAG GTTCAACACCAGAGGGAGGCAAGAAAGGATATAATTTAA